From bacterium, the proteins below share one genomic window:
- a CDS encoding endonuclease/exonuclease/phosphatase family protein: MKRGWLVRGSVGVLLAVGCALAAEPVPTTVMSFNIRYGTADDGPDSWEHRRYLVRLAIREHDPFIFGVQECLWDQGVELDRAFGGYRITGVGRDDGVRRGEMCLIFTRRDRYRVLDQGYFWLGETPEVPGSKGWDVACPRIVTWVKLRDRWCDPDTFYCFNTHLDHAGAEARRLGAELLQRRMAEIAGGLPIILLGDFNAPAAADSPPYRLLAEEGWRADVPLHDTWHAAASEQRRRGGGTFHGFTGEATRGRIDWILASREFAVIDAGLSRFQKDGRYPSDHFPVWATFHQERHPPLPGDEVDVTTGATPHY; this comes from the coding sequence GTGAAAAGGGGTTGGCTCGTCCGGGGGTCGGTGGGCGTTCTCCTGGCGGTCGGTTGCGCCCTGGCCGCCGAGCCAGTGCCGACGACGGTCATGTCCTTCAACATCCGCTACGGCACGGCCGACGACGGCCCCGACAGCTGGGAGCACCGCCGCTACCTGGTGCGCCTGGCCATCCGCGAACACGACCCTTTCATCTTCGGCGTCCAGGAATGCCTGTGGGACCAGGGCGTCGAGCTGGACCGCGCCTTCGGGGGCTACCGGATCACCGGCGTGGGCCGCGACGACGGCGTGCGCCGGGGGGAGATGTGCCTGATCTTCACCCGCCGCGACCGCTACCGGGTGCTGGACCAGGGCTACTTCTGGCTCGGCGAGACGCCCGAAGTGCCGGGCAGCAAGGGCTGGGACGTCGCCTGCCCGCGCATCGTCACCTGGGTCAAGCTGCGCGACCGCTGGTGCGACCCCGATACCTTCTACTGCTTCAACACCCACCTGGACCACGCCGGCGCGGAAGCGCGCCGCCTAGGTGCGGAGCTGCTGCAGCGGCGCATGGCCGAGATCGCCGGCGGGCTGCCGATCATCCTGCTGGGAGACTTCAACGCGCCGGCCGCGGCCGACAGTCCGCCCTACCGCCTGCTGGCCGAGGAGGGCTGGCGCGCGGACGTCCCGCTGCACGACACCTGGCACGCCGCCGCCTCGGAGCAGCGGCGCCGCGGCGGCGGCACCTTCCACGGCTTCACCGGGGAGGCCACGCGCGGGCGCATCGACTGGATCCTGGCCTCGCGGGAGTTCGCGGTGATCGACGCGGGCCTCTCGCGCTTCCAGAAGGACGGCCGGTACCCGTCGGACCATTTCCCGGTCTGGGCCACGTTCCACCAGGAGCGTCATCCGCCGTTGCCCGGCGACGAGGTGGATGTGACCACCGGCGCGACGCCGCACTACTGA
- a CDS encoding glycoside hydrolase family 130 protein produces the protein MTLKRITGNPILDRADIPDIPPAFVDVSSVFNPGAARVDGRVLLLLRVQSRGRETGLVRAWSHDGIRFRVENRLVEVRGLEDAGFTAHHVYDPRLTVVDGELVCTVAIDTDDGCRLGTGRLTGDGVLRLAGVSPPDVRNGVVFPERVDGSWLRLERPNRTRLAGGPVTGDTITLSASDDLSAWREVGEVMRGRPRSWDEMIGPGTPPIKTREGWLLLYHGIATHFQGNNLYQAGAVLLDLTDPTRVVARTRRNVLEPRAPYELSGQVPNVVFPTGWICDAPDGEGFAPPDADLKVYYGAADTVVGLAVGTVRELLGACRDAD, from the coding sequence ATGACGCTCAAGCGCATCACCGGCAACCCCATCCTCGACCGCGCGGACATCCCCGACATCCCGCCGGCCTTCGTGGACGTCAGTTCGGTCTTCAACCCCGGCGCGGCGCGGGTGGACGGCCGCGTGCTGCTGTTGCTGCGCGTCCAGTCGCGCGGCCGCGAGACGGGACTGGTGCGGGCCTGGAGCCACGACGGCATCCGCTTCCGCGTCGAGAACCGTCTGGTGGAGGTGCGGGGGCTGGAGGACGCCGGCTTCACCGCGCACCACGTCTACGATCCACGGCTGACCGTCGTGGACGGCGAGCTCGTCTGCACCGTCGCCATCGACACCGACGACGGCTGCCGTCTCGGCACCGGCCGGCTGACCGGCGACGGCGTGCTGCGGCTGGCCGGCGTCTCGCCGCCGGACGTGCGCAACGGCGTGGTCTTTCCCGAGCGCGTGGACGGCTCGTGGCTGCGGCTGGAGCGTCCCAACCGGACGCGTCTCGCGGGCGGGCCGGTCACCGGCGACACGATCACCCTCTCCGCATCGGACGACCTGAGCGCCTGGCGCGAGGTCGGCGAGGTGATGCGCGGCCGTCCCCGCTCGTGGGACGAGATGATCGGTCCGGGCACGCCGCCCATCAAGACACGCGAGGGCTGGCTGCTGCTGTATCACGGCATCGCCACCCACTTCCAGGGCAACAACCTCTACCAGGCCGGCGCCGTGCTGCTGGACCTGACCGACCCGACACGCGTCGTCGCCCGCACCCGCCGCAACGTCCTCGAGCCGCGCGCGCCCTACGAGCTGAGCGGGCAGGTGCCCAACGTGGTCTTCCCCACCGGCTGGATCTGCGACGCGCCGGACGGCGAGGGCTTCGCGCCCCCGGACGCGGACCTGAAGGTCTACTACGGCGCGGCGGACACCGTGGTCGGCCTGGCCGTCGGCACGGTGCGCGAACTGCTGGGAGCCTGTCGTGACGCCGACTGA
- a CDS encoding SDR family oxidoreductase, translated as MTDTRLIVLTGATRGLGRALVDRFAEAGRTAAGCGRSTEHVAALREAFPPPHRFDAVDVSDAAAVAAWAGAVLDALGPPDLLINNAASMIAPAPLWEVPADAFGRLMDVNVDGTLNVIRAFAPAMIVRGSGVIVNFSSGWGRSTAPEVGPYCASKWAIEGLTRSLAAELPAGLAAVSLNPGIIDTDMLRTCWGSAAAAYPSPDAWSRTAAPLLLSLGPEHNGQAITAPQQPLP; from the coding sequence ATGACGGACACGAGACTCATCGTCCTCACCGGCGCCACCCGCGGCCTCGGCCGCGCCCTGGTCGACCGCTTCGCCGAGGCCGGACGCACCGCCGCGGGCTGCGGCCGCTCGACCGAGCATGTGGCCGCCCTGCGCGAGGCCTTCCCGCCGCCCCACCGCTTCGACGCCGTCGACGTCTCCGACGCGGCGGCCGTGGCGGCGTGGGCCGGCGCCGTCCTCGACGCCCTCGGTCCGCCCGACCTGCTGATCAACAATGCCGCCTCGATGATCGCGCCCGCGCCCCTGTGGGAGGTGCCGGCCGACGCCTTCGGCCGCCTGATGGACGTGAACGTGGACGGTACGCTGAACGTGATCCGCGCCTTCGCGCCGGCCATGATCGTGCGCGGCAGCGGCGTCATCGTCAACTTCAGCTCGGGCTGGGGACGGTCGACAGCGCCGGAGGTCGGCCCCTACTGCGCCAGCAAGTGGGCCATCGAGGGCCTCACCCGCTCGCTGGCCGCGGAGCTGCCGGCCGGCCTGGCCGCGGTATCCCTGAACCCCGGCATCATCGACACCGACATGCTGCGCACCTGCTGGGGAAGCGCGGCGGCGGCCTATCCCTCGCCGGACGCCTGGTCGCGCACGGCGGCGCCGCTGCTGCTCTCGCTGGGTCCCGAGCACAACGGGCAAGCCATCACCGCGCCCCAGCAACCGTTGCCCTGA
- a CDS encoding YaiI/YqxD family protein yields MLHIYVDADACPVKDEVYKVARRYGLQVTLVANSYMRHPGGNWIKLVVVGEGLDEADDWIVAQAETDDIVITGDIPLAARCLDEGARVLGHTGRPFTPENVCDALATRQLLTQLRDQGLVEGGPAPFEKKDRSLFLQQLDQMVNMIRRG; encoded by the coding sequence GTGCTCCACATCTACGTCGACGCCGACGCATGTCCCGTGAAGGACGAGGTCTACAAGGTCGCCCGGCGCTACGGCCTGCAGGTCACCCTTGTCGCCAACAGCTACATGCGCCACCCCGGCGGCAACTGGATCAAACTCGTGGTCGTGGGCGAGGGACTCGACGAAGCGGACGACTGGATCGTCGCGCAGGCCGAGACGGACGATATCGTCATCACCGGCGACATTCCCCTCGCCGCGCGGTGTCTCGACGAGGGCGCCCGGGTGCTCGGTCACACGGGCAGGCCGTTCACGCCGGAGAACGTGTGCGACGCGCTGGCCACCCGGCAGCTTCTCACACAGTTGCGTGATCAGGGGCTCGTGGAGGGCGGGCCGGCGCCGTTCGAGAAGAAGGATCGGTCGCTGTTTCTGCAGCAGCTGGATCAGATGGTCAATATGATCAGGCGGGGGTGA
- a CDS encoding N-formylglutamate amidohydrolase: MADVIWRLERGEGPVVATAIHDGHEVRAEVLRHMVVDEAARLREEDPFTGRWTAIAPTRVVGLRSRFEVDLNRRRDTAVYRTPEDAWGLEVWRDDLPDDIVERSLRGYDAFYSALDELYRALAGRYGRFLVLDLHSYNHRRDGMARPPLDPRKNPQVNVGTGTMSDRGRWARLIERFMDDLAAYDFPGGRLDVRENVRFRGGASAAWTHRAFPDEACVLSLEVKKFFMDEWTGELDAALFDAVGKALGAALAGALAELERA; this comes from the coding sequence ATGGCCGATGTGATCTGGAGGCTCGAGCGGGGAGAGGGACCGGTCGTGGCGACGGCGATCCACGACGGCCACGAGGTGCGCGCCGAGGTGTTGCGGCACATGGTCGTGGACGAGGCCGCGCGTCTGCGCGAGGAGGATCCGTTCACCGGCCGGTGGACGGCGATCGCGCCGACCCGCGTGGTGGGACTGCGGTCGCGATTCGAGGTCGATCTCAACCGCCGCCGGGACACGGCGGTCTACCGCACCCCCGAGGACGCGTGGGGTCTCGAGGTCTGGCGCGACGATCTGCCCGACGATATCGTCGAGCGTTCGCTCCGCGGCTACGACGCCTTCTACTCCGCCCTCGATGAGCTGTACCGTGCGCTCGCGGGCCGGTACGGTCGCTTCCTGGTCCTCGATCTTCACTCGTACAATCACCGCCGGGATGGTATGGCCCGACCGCCGCTGGACCCGCGAAAGAACCCGCAGGTCAACGTCGGCACGGGCACGATGAGCGATCGCGGCCGCTGGGCCCGCCTGATCGAGCGGTTTATGGACGACCTGGCGGCGTACGATTTTCCGGGCGGCAGGCTGGACGTGCGGGAGAACGTTCGTTTCCGGGGCGGCGCCAGCGCCGCCTGGACCCACCGCGCCTTTCCGGACGAAGCGTGCGTGCTGTCCCTCGAGGTCAAGAAGTTCTTCATGGACGAGTGGACGGGCGAGCTGGACGCGGCGCTGTTTGATGCGGTCGGGAAAGCCCTGGGGGCCGCACTTGCCGGCGCCCTCGCCGAACTGGAGCGCGCGTGA
- a CDS encoding DUF1704 domain-containing protein, producing the protein MKPPEAKMVSESFVRVIRQRLAEGKQVRRSLPVWGRLAVDRPLPFLCVYRRPGRTRDRATCRLVTSEASYLICSAERRQREGVGRLVSAVAETLAEEFGSFMILELWAGNRPEGSEAVTTGSLHPAFRILAPRENGHEALTDGFEEALRRIKLGRRRATAAIVESARRWPRGLPPVMPIDETARLGCVVYGLEVAPVYLDPENGDTYPRVLNELRRKLSIALRRFFYEFARSSTTADPAHFHVLGRRAVVNAVWEADEMLAETSEAFELLLQLTPVNGEQAWHQFERSRFQRMPAFHYRPQLADPVALKRRLFAAPVERIEDPALALVFRQRLVEIDRQITMLQERNTSRFLHESIQLFGGVDDDLHTLAVELLECIPPRSREGPGAGHVDAADFAQRAREEIAYLRSQWPEVTAEVEVRPDVAGLLVSRGNLLVSSQSRIPASRVEALVQHEVGTHVLTYHNGKAQRLRLLSAGFAGYDALQEGLAVLAEYLAGGLSRPRLRLLAGRVVAARCLLEGASFLDTFRVLRRTHGFPNRTAFTVTMRTYRSGGLTKDSVYLLGLRQILDYVGGGGELAPLFVGKIAIEHIPIVRELTWRNVLVPPPLVPRYMHQPDSLARLARLHRGVRVVDLLKG; encoded by the coding sequence GTGAAGCCCCCCGAGGCCAAGATGGTATCGGAGAGTTTCGTTCGGGTCATCCGCCAGCGACTGGCCGAGGGCAAGCAGGTGCGTCGGTCCCTGCCGGTGTGGGGCCGGTTGGCGGTGGACCGACCCTTGCCTTTCCTCTGCGTGTACCGGCGCCCGGGTCGGACCCGGGATCGCGCCACCTGCCGGCTCGTCACCAGCGAGGCGTCGTACCTGATCTGCTCCGCCGAGCGGAGGCAGCGAGAGGGAGTCGGCCGACTCGTGTCCGCGGTGGCCGAAACCCTGGCCGAGGAGTTCGGGAGCTTCATGATCCTGGAACTCTGGGCCGGGAACCGTCCCGAAGGGTCCGAGGCGGTCACGACGGGTTCGCTGCACCCCGCCTTCAGGATCCTGGCGCCGCGGGAGAACGGGCACGAGGCGTTGACGGACGGTTTCGAGGAGGCCCTCCGGCGCATCAAGCTCGGCCGTCGGAGAGCGACGGCCGCCATCGTCGAGAGCGCGCGGCGGTGGCCGCGCGGGCTGCCGCCCGTCATGCCGATCGACGAGACCGCGCGGCTCGGCTGTGTGGTGTACGGCCTCGAGGTCGCGCCCGTGTACCTCGACCCGGAGAACGGCGACACCTATCCCCGGGTGCTGAACGAGCTGCGCCGCAAGCTGTCGATCGCCCTCCGGCGGTTCTTCTACGAGTTCGCCAGGTCGTCCACCACGGCGGATCCGGCGCACTTCCATGTCCTCGGTCGGAGGGCCGTGGTCAACGCCGTCTGGGAAGCGGACGAAATGCTCGCAGAGACCTCGGAGGCGTTCGAATTGCTCCTCCAGTTGACGCCCGTCAACGGCGAGCAGGCCTGGCACCAGTTCGAGCGGAGCCGATTCCAGCGCATGCCCGCCTTCCACTATCGCCCGCAGCTCGCCGATCCCGTCGCTCTCAAGCGCCGTCTCTTCGCGGCGCCCGTCGAGCGGATCGAGGATCCGGCCCTGGCGCTCGTCTTCCGCCAGCGGCTGGTCGAGATCGACCGCCAGATCACCATGCTCCAGGAGCGCAACACCAGCCGCTTCCTTCACGAGAGCATCCAGCTCTTCGGCGGCGTCGACGACGACCTCCACACGCTCGCGGTCGAGCTGCTCGAGTGCATTCCCCCGCGCAGCCGCGAAGGGCCCGGCGCCGGTCATGTCGACGCCGCGGACTTCGCGCAGCGCGCTCGCGAGGAGATCGCCTACCTGCGGTCGCAATGGCCGGAGGTGACGGCCGAGGTCGAAGTGCGCCCCGACGTCGCCGGTCTGCTCGTCTCGCGCGGCAACCTCCTGGTGAGCTCGCAATCCCGCATACCGGCTTCGCGGGTCGAGGCGCTGGTCCAGCACGAGGTCGGGACCCACGTGCTCACCTATCACAACGGGAAAGCGCAGAGGCTGCGTCTCCTTTCCGCCGGGTTCGCCGGCTACGACGCCCTCCAGGAGGGCCTGGCGGTACTGGCCGAGTATCTGGCCGGCGGCCTCAGCCGGCCCCGGCTGCGCCTGCTGGCGGGAAGGGTCGTGGCGGCGCGGTGTCTACTCGAAGGCGCCTCCTTCCTCGACACGTTCCGCGTGCTACGGCGGACACACGGTTTCCCGAACCGGACAGCGTTCACGGTGACCATGCGCACCTATCGCAGCGGCGGCCTGACGAAGGATTCCGTGTATTTGCTCGGCTTGCGGCAGATTCTCGATTATGTTGGCGGGGGGGGCGAACTGGCCCCCCTGTTCGTCGGCAAGATAGCGATAGAGCACATACCGATCGTCCGCGAACTGACATGGCGCAACGTGCTGGTGCCGCCGCCGTTGGTACCGCGCTACATGCATCAGCCCGATTCGCTGGCGCGTCTCGCACGCCTGCATCGAGGCGTAAGAGTCGTGGACCTATTGAAGGGATGA
- a CDS encoding glutathione synthase: protein MKIGFLVNDVNTEKVGFTTVRLACEAVNLGHEVFYFGVGDLAYDSDECVRARVRTFPGKKYGTHTSFFKDLHGGKGLNERITVDDLDVLMLRNVPSDDIISRSWAATVATEFGRLAMRRGVIVVNDPNGLSKAGSKMYLQLFPEEVRPRTLITRDNSEIKAFAKEMGTIVLKPLQGSGGASVFLVRPDDIPNLNQMIDAVSRDGFVIAQEYLPAAAKGDVRLFMMNGRPFRVKGKYAAFRRVRTGGDMRSNIHAGGKLAAATITDEVLRIAEIVRPKLVQDGMFLTGLDVVGDKLMEINVFSPGGLGSAQKFTKVNFCRYVIEALQRKVDYMEFYGRNFDNDEMSTL from the coding sequence ATGAAAATCGGGTTCCTGGTCAACGACGTGAATACCGAAAAGGTCGGATTCACGACCGTGCGTCTCGCCTGCGAGGCGGTCAACCTGGGTCACGAGGTGTTCTACTTCGGGGTCGGCGATCTCGCCTACGATTCCGACGAATGCGTCCGGGCCCGGGTCCGCACCTTTCCCGGGAAAAAGTACGGCACGCATACCAGTTTCTTCAAGGATCTCCACGGCGGCAAGGGTCTCAACGAGCGCATCACCGTCGATGATCTCGACGTCCTGATGCTGCGCAACGTGCCGTCGGACGATATCATCAGCCGGTCGTGGGCGGCCACCGTCGCGACCGAATTCGGCCGTCTCGCCATGCGGCGCGGCGTCATCGTGGTCAACGATCCCAACGGCCTGTCCAAGGCGGGGTCGAAGATGTATCTGCAGCTCTTCCCGGAGGAGGTCCGGCCGCGCACGCTGATCACACGGGACAACAGCGAGATCAAGGCGTTCGCCAAGGAGATGGGGACGATCGTTCTCAAGCCGCTGCAGGGGTCCGGGGGCGCCAGCGTTTTCCTGGTGCGGCCGGACGACATACCGAACCTCAACCAGATGATCGATGCCGTCAGCCGGGACGGCTTCGTGATCGCCCAGGAGTACCTGCCGGCGGCGGCGAAGGGCGACGTCCGCCTGTTCATGATGAACGGCCGGCCGTTCAGGGTGAAGGGGAAGTATGCGGCCTTCAGACGGGTGCGAACCGGCGGCGACATGCGCTCGAACATCCACGCCGGCGGCAAGCTGGCGGCGGCCACGATCACCGACGAGGTCCTGCGCATCGCCGAGATCGTGCGCCCGAAGCTGGTCCAGGACGGGATGTTCCTGACCGGCCTCGATGTCGTCGGCGACAAGCTGATGGAGATCAACGTCTTCAGCCCGGGCGGTCTCGGCAGCGCGCAGAAGTTCACGAAGGTGAACTTCTGTCGTTACGTCATCGAGGCGCTGCAGCGCAAGGTCGACTACATGGAGTTCTACGGGCGCAACTTCGACAACGATGAGATGTCGACACTCTGA
- a CDS encoding sodium:solute symporter, producing MTMTLLDWCFVVAALAVMLSGLWFSRGTMRGVADFLAAGRTAGRYVLTVSTGLAGLGAITIVANLEMNYVAGFSMSWWGLTMSVVVMVIAVSGWVVYRFRETRCLTLAEFFERRYSRRFRIFAGLLAWISGIINFGIFPSVGARFFIHYCGLPDTVFGLPTYAVTMALLVGLSLFFVYVGGQVVVIITNFLQGLFVNAVFLWLVLYLMTQVSWDQIYASLGAAPQDASLINPFKTGHVEDFNFWFFLIGVAIVVYGPLSWQGTQGYNASARDAHEAKMGSALSMWRGFPQNLALMFVPIVAYTVMHNVDFAGLRAAVETGLAGAETDAIASQLRIPLVLVRLLPPGLLGAFAAVMLMAFVSTHQAYLHSWGSIFIQDVVMPFRRTPLSPRLHLRLLRLSIAGVAAFILLFSLLFTQTDYIFMFFAITGAIFTGGAGAVIIGGLYWRRGTAAGAWAALVIGSGIAVSGIVLQQVTDDFPINGQVMTAISMGGAFLAYVVGSLLSRQEPPDLDRLLHRGKWQVRDDHERELPAPARGWRMLGMGKEFSRGDRTIYLATYVWTLGWFAFFVIGTVHNLANPVDDAWWEGFWRVYVMIQAGLAVFVTVWMGIGGIRDVRDMLRRLRMMGRDDVDDGFVR from the coding sequence ATGACCATGACCCTCCTCGACTGGTGCTTCGTCGTCGCCGCCCTGGCGGTGATGCTCTCCGGCCTGTGGTTCAGCCGCGGCACCATGCGCGGCGTGGCCGACTTCCTGGCCGCAGGACGCACGGCCGGGCGCTACGTGCTGACGGTCTCGACGGGCCTGGCCGGCCTGGGTGCCATCACCATCGTCGCCAACCTCGAGATGAACTACGTGGCGGGCTTCTCCATGTCGTGGTGGGGCCTGACCATGAGTGTGGTGGTGATGGTGATCGCGGTGTCGGGCTGGGTGGTGTACCGCTTCCGCGAGACGCGCTGCCTGACCCTGGCCGAGTTCTTCGAGCGGCGCTACTCGCGCCGCTTCCGCATCTTCGCGGGGCTGCTGGCCTGGATCAGCGGCATCATCAACTTCGGCATCTTCCCGTCGGTGGGCGCGCGCTTCTTCATCCACTACTGCGGCCTGCCCGACACGGTGTTCGGCCTGCCCACCTACGCTGTGACGATGGCGCTGCTGGTCGGCCTGTCGCTCTTCTTCGTCTACGTGGGCGGCCAGGTGGTGGTGATCATCACCAACTTCCTCCAGGGTCTTTTCGTGAACGCGGTCTTTCTGTGGCTGGTGCTGTATCTGATGACGCAGGTGTCGTGGGACCAGATCTACGCGTCGCTGGGCGCGGCGCCCCAGGACGCCAGCCTCATCAACCCCTTCAAGACCGGCCACGTGGAGGATTTCAACTTCTGGTTCTTCCTGATCGGCGTGGCGATCGTGGTCTACGGACCGCTCTCGTGGCAGGGCACCCAGGGCTACAACGCCTCGGCCCGCGACGCCCACGAGGCCAAGATGGGCTCGGCCCTGAGCATGTGGCGCGGCTTCCCCCAGAACCTGGCGCTGATGTTCGTGCCGATCGTCGCCTACACGGTGATGCACAATGTCGACTTCGCCGGGCTGCGCGCCGCGGTCGAGACCGGGCTGGCCGGCGCCGAGACCGACGCCATCGCCAGCCAGCTGCGCATCCCCCTGGTGCTGGTGCGACTGCTGCCGCCGGGCCTGCTGGGCGCCTTCGCCGCCGTGATGCTCATGGCCTTCGTCTCCACCCACCAGGCGTACCTGCACTCGTGGGGCAGCATCTTCATCCAGGACGTGGTGATGCCCTTCCGCCGGACGCCCCTGTCGCCGCGGCTGCACCTGCGGCTGCTGCGCCTGTCCATCGCGGGCGTGGCGGCGTTCATCCTCCTGTTCTCGCTGCTTTTCACCCAGACCGACTACATCTTCATGTTCTTCGCCATCACTGGCGCGATCTTCACCGGCGGCGCGGGCGCGGTGATCATCGGCGGACTCTATTGGCGGCGCGGGACGGCGGCGGGCGCCTGGGCGGCGCTGGTCATCGGTTCTGGCATCGCCGTGTCGGGCATCGTGCTGCAGCAGGTCACCGACGACTTCCCGATCAACGGGCAGGTGATGACGGCCATCAGCATGGGCGGGGCGTTCCTGGCCTACGTGGTCGGTTCGCTGCTGAGCCGGCAGGAGCCGCCAGACCTGGACCGGCTGCTGCACCGCGGCAAGTGGCAGGTGCGGGACGACCACGAGCGCGAGTTGCCCGCGCCCGCCCGCGGCTGGCGCATGCTCGGCATGGGCAAGGAGTTTTCCCGCGGCGACCGCACGATCTACCTGGCGACCTACGTCTGGACCCTGGGCTGGTTCGCCTTCTTCGTGATCGGCACGGTCCACAACCTGGCCAACCCGGTCGACGACGCGTGGTGGGAGGGCTTCTGGAGAGTCTACGTGATGATCCAGGCCGGCCTGGCGGTGTTCGTCACCGTGTGGATGGGCATCGGCGGGATCCGCGACGTGCGCGACATGCTGCGGCGGCTGAGGATGATGGGGCGAGATGATGTGGATGATGGGTTCGTGAGGTAG
- a CDS encoding carbohydrate-binding family 9-like protein produces the protein MRLAAPLLALVLVICTTGLAAAAPLPRPQIAFAPRGYLCLRTNLEVRIDGVMDELAWNDRWSEPFVDIQGDLCPAPHLGTRFRMLWDDEALYIGAELQEPHVWATLVEHDAIIYHDNDFEVFIDPDGDTHDYFELEINALNTVWDLFLERPYRDGGPAVHAWDIAGLCTAVAVRGTLNRPGDLDAGWTVEIAIPWAALAERAGVPCPPRDGDRWRLNFSRVQWAVEAGPDGYRKLDLPEDNWVWSPQGLIDMHYPEMWGIMEFEDLSIAADSERVVPDRVERAGWALRQVYYAQRDHHAAKGAFTPFRLKLDLDRVALDTSWFAWPPHISAAADSFSATTRVTGRGALAIDQTGRLWWTDDAERPR, from the coding sequence ATGCGTCTCGCCGCCCCGTTGCTCGCCCTAGTCCTCGTCATCTGCACGACCGGCCTCGCCGCCGCCGCTCCCCTGCCGCGCCCGCAGATCGCCTTCGCGCCGCGCGGCTACCTCTGCCTGCGCACCAACCTCGAGGTGCGCATCGACGGCGTGATGGACGAGCTGGCCTGGAACGACCGCTGGTCGGAACCGTTCGTGGACATCCAGGGCGATCTGTGTCCCGCCCCACACCTGGGTACACGCTTCCGCATGCTGTGGGACGACGAGGCGCTGTACATCGGCGCCGAGCTGCAGGAGCCCCACGTCTGGGCCACGCTCGTCGAGCACGACGCGATCATCTACCACGACAACGACTTCGAGGTCTTCATCGACCCCGACGGCGACACCCACGACTACTTCGAGCTGGAGATCAACGCCCTGAACACCGTCTGGGACCTCTTCCTGGAGCGGCCCTACCGCGACGGCGGCCCGGCGGTGCACGCTTGGGACATCGCCGGCCTGTGCACGGCCGTCGCGGTCCGGGGCACCCTGAACCGTCCCGGCGACCTGGATGCCGGTTGGACCGTGGAGATCGCCATTCCCTGGGCCGCGCTGGCCGAGCGGGCCGGCGTCCCGTGTCCCCCGAGGGACGGCGACCGCTGGCGCCTGAACTTCTCGCGGGTGCAGTGGGCGGTCGAGGCCGGACCCGACGGCTACCGCAAGCTGGACCTGCCCGAGGACAACTGGGTGTGGTCGCCCCAGGGTCTGATCGACATGCACTATCCCGAAATGTGGGGCATCATGGAGTTCGAGGACCTGAGCATCGCCGCGGACTCCGAACGCGTGGTGCCCGACCGCGTCGAACGCGCCGGCTGGGCGCTGCGGCAGGTCTACTACGCCCAGCGCGACCATCACGCCGCAAAGGGTGCGTTCACGCCCTTCCGCCTGAAGCTGGATCTGGACCGCGTCGCGCTGGATACGAGCTGGTTCGCGTGGCCGCCGCACATATCCGCCGCGGCCGATTCGTTCTCGGCCACGACACGCGTGACCGGCCGCGGCGCCCTCGCGATCGACCAGACCGGCAGGCTGTGGTGGACCGACGACGCGGAGCGTCCCCGATGA
- a CDS encoding isoaspartyl peptidase/L-asparaginase, with amino-acid sequence MISRRDFLKTAAAGSAVLGTAALGLEPDPSGVERPPADGPLVVSTWEFGAVANEAAWTKLLDGAPALDAVIAGVAVAEADPANHYVGLGGYPDRDGNVTLDASVMDHRGDAGAVAGLRDVVHAAAVARAVMERTPHVMLVGEGARRFALDEGFPRQDLLTPEAEAAWRKWLDEDGTHRPRINAESHDTIGMLAIDARGDLSGACTTSGLKWKMRGRVGDSPIIGAALYVDDRIGAACATGLGEAVIKTCGSFLVVENMRRGMGPPEACRDALQRIADTNPDAADIQVGYIAMTRDGRVGGCALQAGFSFAVRGADGGRTVVAPSFF; translated from the coding sequence ATGATCTCTCGACGCGATTTTCTCAAGACGGCCGCCGCGGGTTCCGCCGTTCTCGGTACCGCGGCCCTGGGCCTCGAACCGGATCCGTCCGGCGTGGAGCGGCCGCCCGCCGACGGACCGCTCGTGGTCTCCACCTGGGAGTTCGGCGCCGTGGCCAACGAGGCCGCCTGGACGAAGCTCCTGGACGGTGCGCCGGCCCTCGACGCCGTGATCGCCGGCGTGGCCGTGGCCGAGGCCGATCCCGCGAACCATTACGTCGGCCTGGGCGGCTATCCCGACCGCGACGGCAACGTGACTCTCGACGCCAGCGTCATGGACCACCGCGGCGACGCCGGCGCGGTGGCCGGCCTGCGCGACGTGGTCCACGCGGCGGCGGTGGCCCGCGCGGTCATGGAGCGCACGCCCCACGTGATGCTGGTCGGGGAGGGGGCGCGACGTTTCGCCCTGGACGAGGGTTTCCCGCGGCAGGACCTGCTGACGCCCGAGGCTGAGGCCGCCTGGCGCAAGTGGCTGGACGAGGACGGGACTCACCGACCGCGGATCAACGCCGAATCCCACGACACCATCGGCATGCTCGCAATCGACGCGCGCGGCGACCTGTCGGGCGCCTGCACCACCAGCGGCCTGAAGTGGAAGATGCGGGGGCGCGTCGGCGACTCGCCCATCATCGGCGCCGCGCTGTACGTGGACGACCGGATCGGCGCGGCCTGCGCCACGGGCCTGGGCGAGGCCGTCATCAAGACCTGCGGCTCGTTCCTGGTGGTGGAGAACATGCGGCGTGGGATGGGGCCGCCCGAGGCCTGCCGCGATGCCCTGCAGAGGATCGCCGACACGAATCCCGACGCCGCCGACATCCAGGTGGGGTACATCGCGATGACCCGCGACGGGCGCGTAGGCGGTTGCGCGCTGCAGGCGGGGTTCAGCTTCGCGGTGCGCGGCGCGGACGGGGGCCGGACGGTCGTCGCACCGAGCTTTTTCTAG